Proteins encoded in a region of the Lepeophtheirus salmonis chromosome 6, UVic_Lsal_1.4, whole genome shotgun sequence genome:
- the LOC121119805 gene encoding transcription initiation factor TFIID subunit 5, translating into VEIPGIEMDLDSVLSFLRKHNLNKTEDLLKDEFKSDNKSIPKSQDSNHPDATTDNHDDVKDQEESDVLRSYKSDEKNPLMYSHVYRELESFVERSVDLYKPELSQILYPVFVHMYLELVYNGHEGAAMEFIKTFGSKQESFYEEDVQKLSYMTKPRHMRGSELIENFQTAQFTVRMSRDTYTQLRKKFMSERKHSILWNIIQEHLYLDVYEGIARNKKQIAATSGGMVGEANRQANRQKVYYGLLREPDLSAFTNTILMNEPDEEDDGEGDKPKKKKLKRDAHLKRQKNDPNAPVASRMPFPDLRDTDKAEKARALKESLKRITVGPECLPSVCFYSVLNSASSLTAIEITDDSSILGAGFSDAAIKVWSLLPSKLKVLKSADELGDINRDADDVLHRMMEDNSGVVSRTLYGHSGPVYGISFSPDKSMLLSCSEDGTIRLWSLQTWTCLVCYRGHMYAVWHVKFSPQGYYFASAGHDKTVMLWSTEQHHSLRIFAGHFSDVDCIAFHPNCNYIASGSSDRSVRVWDCVSGNCVRLMTGHKTAVSTLAFSPDGRFLASGGRDSRVLFWDIAHGHLLADLSNHSQTVTALAFSRDGNILASSSTDFGLAMWDFQKLINESSLEDVNVAHNPDVRTDSKNLLVTSYSTKTSPILHLHFTRRNLLLSVGPYCG; encoded by the exons GTGGAGATCCCGGGCATCGAAATGGATTTGGACTCTGTTCTTTCCTTTCTTCGCAAACACAACTTGAACAAAACCGAAGATCTTCTTAAAGATGAGTTCAAGTCTGACAACAAATCCATCCCAAAGTCTCAAGATTCCAATCATCCAGACGCCACAACTGATAACCATGACGATGTCAAGGATCAGGAAGAGTCGGATGTGCTCCGTTCCTATAAAAGTGACGAGAAAAATCCTCTCATGTATTCCCAT GTGTATAGGGAGTTGGAATCCTTTGTAGAACGCTCCGTGGATCTCTACAAACCAGAGTTGTCTCAAATTCTCTATCCAGTCTTTGTTCACATGTATTTGGAACTCGTGTACAATGGACATGAAGGAGCTGCGATGGAGTTCATTAAAACGTTTGGGAGCAAACAAGAGTCATTTTATGAGGAGGATGTTCAAAAACTATCTTATATGACAAAACCTCGCCATATGAGAGGATCGGAGCTCATTGAAAACTTTCAAACGGCTCAATTCACTGTGAGAATGTCCAGAGATACTTACACACAACTCAggaaa AAATTCATGTCTGAAAGGAAGCATAGCATACTATGGAATATCATACAAGAACATTTGTATCTGGATGTATATGAGGGAATTGCtcgtaataaaaaacaaattgcaGCCACGTCAGGTGGAATGGTGGGTGAAGCTAATCGGCAGGCCAATCGACAAAAAGTATACTATGGTCTTCTTCGAGAACCAGACCTTTCTGCCTTTACGAATACAATATTAATGAACGAACCAGATGAAGAGGACGATGGAGAAGGTGACaagccaaagaaaaaaaagttgaaaagggACGCCCATCTCAAGAGGCAGAAAAATGATCCCAATGCACCTGTTGCCTCTCGTATGCCTTTTCCTGACCTTAGGGATACAGACAAGGCGGAAAAAGCAAGGGCTCTAAAAGAAAGCTTAAAGAGAATCACTGTGGGACCAGAATGTCTTCCTTCCGTTTGTTTTTATTCTGTTCTTAATTCAGCCTCTTCATTGACTGCAATTGAGATCACTGACGATTCAAGTATTTTGGGAGCTGGTTTCTCAGATGCAGCGATTAAAGTATGGTCTTTGCTACCTTCTAAGTTAAAAGTCCTAAAATCTGCCGATGAACTTGGTGACATCAATCGAGATGCTGATGACGTATTGCATAGAATGATGGAAGACAATTCTGGAGTTGTCTCAAGGACGTTATATGGCCATTCTGGTCCTGTCTATGGTATTTCTTTTAGTCCCGAcaaatcaatgttactttctTGTTCTGAAGACGGAACCATTCGTCTTTGGAGTTTGCAGACGTGGACATGTTTAG tttgttACAGAGGTCATATGTATGCAGTTTGGCATGTCAAGTTCTCCCCACAAGGATATTATTTTGCATCTGCTGGACATGATAAAACTGTTATGCTGTGGTCTACAGAGCAACATCATAGTTTACGAATTTTTGCTGGGCACTTCTCTGATGTAGACTGTATTGCATTCCATcctaattgtaattatatagcATCTGGTTCAAGTGACCGAAGTGTTAGAGTATGGGACTGCGTATCTGGAAATTGTGTTCGCCTCATGACGGGACATAAAACTGCAGTGTCTACTCTCGCATTTTCGCCTGATGGACGATTCCTTGCATCTGGGGGTCGTGACTCACGTGTACTTTTTTGGGATATCGCTCACGGCCATCTACTCGCAGACTTGTCCAATCACTCTCAAACAGTTACTGCTCTTGCTTTCTCACGTGATGGAAACATATTGGCTTCCTCTTCCACAGACTTTGGCCTAGCCATGTGGGActttcaaaaacttataaatgaatCTAGCTTAGAAGATGTGAATGTTGCACATAATCCGGATGTGCGAACGGACTCTAAAAATCTATTAGTTACCTCATACTCCACGAAAACCTCACCTATACTTCATTTACACTTCACTCGTCGCAATCTGCTTTTGTCAGTCGGACCATACTGTGGATAA